The sequence GCGGCGGTGTCGACTCTTCTGTCGTAGCGACCCTGATCCACCGGGCAATCGGCGATCAGCTGACATGCATCTTCGTCGACCACGGCCTTCTCCGTAAAGGGGAAGTGGAAAGTGTCGTCGATACGTTCAGCAACCAGTTCCATATGAACTTCATCAAGATCGACGCACGCAAGCGGTTCCTGGACAAGCTTGCCGGCGTGGATGATCCTGAGCAGAAACGTAAAATCATCGGTAACGAATTCATCCGTGTGTTCGATGAGGAAGCGGCAAAACTCGAAGGAATGGATTTCCTTGCGCAAGGAACAATCTATGCGGACATCATCGAGAGCGGAACAGCGACCGCTGAAGTGATCAAGTCCCACCATAACGTCGGCGGCCTGCCGGAAGATCTTGAATTTGAACTGATCGAACCGCTGAAGGCGCTGTTCAAAGACGAAGTCCGCAATGTCGGAAAAACACTCGGTCTTCCGGAAGAGATCTACAACCGCCAGCCATTCCCCGGCCCGGGGCTCGGCGTGCGTGTCCTCGGTGAAGTGACGGAAGAAAAGCTCGCTATCGTCCGTGATGCCGACTATATCCTCCGCGAAGAGATCAAGAACGCCGGACTCGACCGTTCGATCTGGCAGTATTTCGCAATCCTGCCGGGCATCAAGAGCGTCGGCGTCCGTGACGGGAAACGTTCGTACGACCATGCGATCGGTCTCCGTGCAGTCCATTCTTCGGATGGCATGAGTGCCGACTGGGCACAGATCCCGTGGGAAGTACTCGAAAAGATCAGTTCACGTATTACAGCTGAAGTGGACCACGTCAACCGCGTCGTCTATGACATTACGGCGAAGCCGCCGGGCACGATCGAGTGGGAGTAAAACTGAATAGATGATTGTCGTATAACCTTGGGGATAAGGCCCAAAAGTCTCTACCAAAGCACCGTAAATGCTTTGACTACGATGAATGGAACGTTCCCGGCGGGAGACCGCCGACCGTCCATTCTGAAGAGTGGGAAGAGCGTGCGGCATGAATTGCGGCACGCTCTTTTTAATCCAAACAGATAGGACGGTTGATGATGAAAAAGTATTTCGAGTTCGACAAGCTGGGAACGAATTATCGCAGGGAGATCATCGGGGGGCTGACGACATTCCTGGCGATGGCATACATACTCGCAGTCAACCCGCTGGTGCTGTCCCTGGACGGGGTACCGGATATTCCAGACGCCATGCGGATGGACAAAGGGGCGGTCTTCGTAGCGACTGCATTGGCAGGAGCGGTCGGTTCACTGTTCATGGGGCTGATTGCACGATATCCGATCGGCCTTGCACCAGGCATGGGGCTGAATGCATTCTTTGCATTTTCCGTCGTGCTTACGTACGGCATTCCTTGGCAGACTGCGCTCACAGGCGTGCTGTTCTCAGGTCTGATCTTCATCGTCCTCTCACTGACAGGTCTGCGTGAACTGATCATCAATGCTATACCAGCTCAGCTGAAATATGCAGTGGGGGCAGGGATCGGCCTGTTCATCACGTTCCTCGGTCTGCAGAATGCGAACATCATCGTGGCAGATCCGAATACACTCGTGACTCTCGGCGATCTGTCGCAAGGCCCGGTTCTGCTGGCGATCTTCGGCTTAGTGATCACAGTCATCATGATGGTCCGCGGTATCAAGGGAGCTATCTTCTATGGAATGATCCTGACAACTGTCGTTGGGATGCTTGTCAGTCTGATCGACGTGCCGCACGCAGTCGTTTCAAAAGTACCTGATGTCTCTCCGACATTCGGGGCTGCCTTCGAAGCGATTTTCCAGCACCCAGGCGACTTGTTCACCACACAGTTCCTCGTCATCATCATCACATTCCTGTTCGTCGATTTCTTCGATACAGCAGGTACACTGGTCGCTGTTGCAACCCAGGCGGGACTCATGAAGGACGATAAACTGCCGCGCGCAGGACGTGCACTGCTGGCGGACTCCCTCGCGACCGTGACGGGCGCGATCTTCGGGACGTCAACGACGACTTCCTACATCGAATCCACTGCAGGAGTCGCTGCAGGTGCGAAAACCGGATTCGCTTCAGTCGTGACGGGACTGCTGTTCCTGCTCGCGCTGTTCTTCTCGCCGCTGCTCTTCGTCATAACACCAGAGGTGACAGCGCCTGCACTTATCATCGTAGGCGTGCTGATGGTGTCGAACCTCGGTAATATCGAGTGGACGAAATTCGAAATGGCTGTACCGGCATTCTTCACAGTCATCGCCATGCCGCTGACATACAGCATCGCAACCGGAATTGCAATCGGCTTCATCTTCTATCCGATCACGATGCTTCTGAGCGGACGGAAGAAAGAGATCCATCCGATCATGTACGCGCTCATGGTCCTCTTCATCTTGTACTTCATCTTTATT comes from Sporosarcina trichiuri and encodes:
- a CDS encoding NCS2 family permease; the protein is MKKYFEFDKLGTNYRREIIGGLTTFLAMAYILAVNPLVLSLDGVPDIPDAMRMDKGAVFVATALAGAVGSLFMGLIARYPIGLAPGMGLNAFFAFSVVLTYGIPWQTALTGVLFSGLIFIVLSLTGLRELIINAIPAQLKYAVGAGIGLFITFLGLQNANIIVADPNTLVTLGDLSQGPVLLAIFGLVITVIMMVRGIKGAIFYGMILTTVVGMLVSLIDVPHAVVSKVPDVSPTFGAAFEAIFQHPGDLFTTQFLVIIITFLFVDFFDTAGTLVAVATQAGLMKDDKLPRAGRALLADSLATVTGAIFGTSTTTSYIESTAGVAAGAKTGFASVVTGLLFLLALFFSPLLFVITPEVTAPALIIVGVLMVSNLGNIEWTKFEMAVPAFFTVIAMPLTYSIATGIAIGFIFYPITMLLSGRKKEIHPIMYALMVLFILYFIFIK
- the guaA gene encoding glutamine-hydrolyzing GMP synthase, with the translated sequence MSAAPLLSEQEKIVVLDLGSTHNQLITRVIRDLGVYSELYPHTATAEEIRHMKAAGIVLSGGDVKMDADIDPDIFTLGVPVLGIGSGLEVLAERFGGTVESMEAHGAATTITPEDASSLFAGVNGSFSAHIGGTVKVASLPEGFRAAAKDEHGHITAIEDADKNLYGVQFHPETDSTENGEDILRTFLKDICKPGAEWTMDRFIEVEIEKIREQVGDRNVLCALSGGVDSSVVATLIHRAIGDQLTCIFVDHGLLRKGEVESVVDTFSNQFHMNFIKIDARKRFLDKLAGVDDPEQKRKIIGNEFIRVFDEEAAKLEGMDFLAQGTIYADIIESGTATAEVIKSHHNVGGLPEDLEFELIEPLKALFKDEVRNVGKTLGLPEEIYNRQPFPGPGLGVRVLGEVTEEKLAIVRDADYILREEIKNAGLDRSIWQYFAILPGIKSVGVRDGKRSYDHAIGLRAVHSSDGMSADWAQIPWEVLEKISSRITAEVDHVNRVVYDITAKPPGTIEWE